One Nocardioidaceae bacterium SCSIO 66511 genomic window carries:
- a CDS encoding cytochrome c oxidase subunit 4, which translates to MRFEAWIIGFCAIFFALVSPIYWFMSEDPTGTSALVMTTLLAALMTFYFAVVAKQIDDRPEDREHAEIVEGAGEQGFFPPYSWWPLFCALAASVIVLGVVIGWWLFIIGSIVGIVTVCGFVFEYYRGVHAH; encoded by the coding sequence GTGAGGTTTGAAGCCTGGATCATCGGGTTCTGCGCCATCTTCTTCGCGCTCGTCTCGCCGATCTACTGGTTCATGAGCGAGGACCCCACCGGGACGAGCGCGTTGGTGATGACCACGCTGCTCGCCGCGTTGATGACCTTCTACTTCGCCGTCGTCGCGAAGCAGATCGACGACCGGCCCGAAGACCGTGAGCACGCCGAGATCGTCGAAGGTGCGGGGGAGCAGGGCTTCTTCCCGCCGTACAGCTGGTGGCCGTTGTTCTGCGCCTTGGCGGCGTCGGTGATCGTACTCGGCGTGGTCATCGGCTGGTGGCTGTTCATCATCGGGTCGATCGTCGGCATCGTCACTGTCTGTGGTTTTGTGTTCGAGTACTACCGCGGAGTACACGCTCACTGA
- the coxB gene encoding cytochrome c oxidase subunit II encodes MGPELPQNDAVRAAGRRRPSRTTRVLRSAALLPLAVFLASCSKDSDNEWLRMALPKSASTDGEQLFGLWLGAWIAVGVTFLLVFGLIVWSMVRYRLRSENYVPVQMRYHLPIEMLYTVAPVIAVAAFFFHTVEVQNDINEESENPDHVITVVGQKWAWTFDYMGEDAVNGKDVFDDGSPDDIADLYLPVGESVRFELRSPDVIHSFWIPEFYRKLDVVPGEENSFQVTPDTEGTFTGRCAELCGMYHSRMLFNVHIVSPEEYDEHLRDLEAEGNVGAPMGGADGSTVKGLEEAEEEAS; translated from the coding sequence GTGGGTCCCGAACTCCCCCAGAACGACGCGGTTCGCGCTGCCGGTCGGCGTCGACCGTCGCGCACGACGCGCGTCCTGCGGTCTGCCGCTCTCCTGCCGCTGGCCGTCTTCCTCGCGAGCTGTTCCAAGGACAGCGACAACGAGTGGCTGCGGATGGCACTTCCGAAGTCGGCGAGCACCGACGGCGAGCAGCTGTTCGGGCTGTGGCTCGGTGCCTGGATCGCAGTCGGTGTGACGTTCCTGCTGGTGTTCGGACTGATCGTGTGGTCGATGGTCCGCTACCGGCTCCGCTCTGAGAACTACGTACCGGTCCAGATGCGCTACCACCTGCCGATCGAGATGCTCTACACGGTCGCGCCGGTGATCGCCGTCGCCGCGTTCTTCTTCCACACCGTCGAGGTTCAAAACGACATCAACGAAGAGTCGGAGAACCCCGACCACGTGATCACCGTTGTCGGCCAGAAATGGGCCTGGACCTTCGACTACATGGGTGAGGACGCCGTCAACGGCAAGGACGTCTTCGACGACGGTTCGCCGGACGACATCGCAGATCTGTATCTGCCGGTCGGCGAGTCGGTGCGGTTCGAGCTGCGCTCACCCGATGTCATCCACTCGTTCTGGATCCCTGAGTTCTACCGCAAGCTCGATGTCGTACCCGGCGAGGAGAACTCCTTCCAGGTGACGCCCGACACCGAGGGCACCTTCACCGGACGCTGCGCGGAGCTGTGCGGCATGTACCACTCGAGGATGCTCTTCAACGTGCACATCGTGTCGCCCGAGGAGTACGACGAGCATCTGCGCGACCTGGAGGCCGAGGGCAACGTCGGCGCGCCGATGGGCGGCGCCGATGGCTCCACCGTCAAGGGCCTTGAAGAAGCCGAGGAGGAGGCCTCATGA
- a CDS encoding Ig-like domain-containing protein produces MSSIKSRRRLLATAAAVAAATAVFTLSACSGNPVTGDDGDDASPAASEQDDEAADPVKLTASIKDGAANVAVDKTVSVSAAGGSIDKVSVFSGRDVPKNQVDGELNGKKTAWKATGSLEPGKKYRVVMQGQNADGDAVTERSSFTTQDLTLDQQTYASIAPLDGAEVGVAMPIIVNFDIPVTNKAAIERNLEVESKPKVEGTWSWLSDTEVHFRPKEYWPSGTEVTVDANVNSVKAGPNLWGQENNSASFTVGDAVESVVNVRGHEMTVKVNGKVARTLPITTGKAGFETRGGTKVIMEKHDVKRMDAATTGIDEDDPEYYNIPDVQYAMRVTSTGEFIHAAPWSVGSQGAANVSHGCVGLSTSDALWLYNKSSIGDPVKFINSPRTLEQGNGWTDWDQSYQEFKQGSALS; encoded by the coding sequence ATGTCGAGTATCAAGTCGCGCCGTCGCCTCCTGGCGACCGCTGCCGCGGTTGCGGCTGCCACCGCTGTCTTCACCCTCAGTGCTTGTAGCGGCAACCCCGTAACCGGTGACGACGGTGACGATGCGTCGCCGGCCGCGTCTGAGCAAGACGATGAGGCGGCGGATCCCGTCAAGTTGACCGCCAGCATCAAGGATGGTGCGGCGAACGTCGCGGTCGACAAGACGGTCTCGGTCTCGGCGGCCGGAGGTTCGATCGACAAGGTCAGTGTGTTCAGCGGGCGAGACGTGCCGAAGAACCAGGTCGACGGCGAGCTGAACGGCAAGAAGACCGCCTGGAAGGCCACCGGATCGCTCGAGCCGGGTAAGAAGTACCGCGTCGTGATGCAGGGCCAGAACGCCGACGGCGACGCTGTCACCGAGCGTTCGTCCTTCACCACCCAGGACCTCACCCTTGACCAGCAGACGTACGCCAGCATCGCGCCACTGGACGGAGCAGAGGTCGGCGTCGCCATGCCGATCATCGTCAACTTCGACATCCCGGTGACCAACAAGGCCGCGATCGAGCGCAACCTCGAGGTCGAGTCCAAGCCGAAGGTCGAGGGCACCTGGAGTTGGCTCAGCGATACCGAGGTGCACTTCCGGCCGAAGGAGTACTGGCCCTCGGGCACCGAAGTCACCGTCGACGCGAACGTCAACAGCGTGAAGGCCGGCCCGAACCTCTGGGGCCAGGAGAACAACTCGGCTTCCTTCACCGTCGGCGACGCCGTCGAGAGCGTTGTCAACGTCCGGGGCCACGAGATGACCGTCAAGGTCAACGGCAAGGTCGCCCGTACGCTGCCCATCACCACCGGCAAGGCCGGCTTCGAGACTCGCGGCGGCACCAAGGTGATCATGGAGAAGCACGACGTCAAGCGGATGGACGCTGCGACGACGGGCATCGATGAGGACGATCCCGAGTACTACAACATCCCCGACGTGCAGTACGCCATGCGCGTGACGTCGACCGGCGAGTTCATCCATGCGGCGCCCTGGTCGGTCGGCTCGCAGGGTGCCGCCAACGTGAGCCACGGCTGCGTGGGTCTGAGCACCTCCGATGCGCTCTGGCTGTACAACAAGTCGAGCATCGGAGACCCGGTCAAGTTCATCAACAGCCCGCGAACGCTCGAGCAGGGCAACGGCTGGACGGACTGGGACCAGTCGTACCAGGAGTTCAAGCAGGGCAGCGCACTCTCCTAG
- a CDS encoding glycoside hydrolase family 3 C-terminal domain-containing protein produces the protein MNLIRTPYGGRNQEYFSEDPYLTGAMASEIVKGIQASGVSQATIKHFVANESEYQFERWTSANRVPSRAMHELYLLPFEMAVTDADPASVMCAYPHVNFSYNCDSSPLLQQTLRQNWGFDGYVFSDRRAQQSTVPSVLAGVDVELDETPEWYTPELIKAAIVSGEISEGSIDDLLRPRYIKMFEFGDFDDPHDKFGWDQINLTPEGEHAQLSKEAAAESLVLLKNDQDLLPLNPNAVESIALIGADWFAGEAALPPRSGNRLANVSVVEPYQVTPQEGLENALEDAGSNATVTYNDGDTIADADALAADSDATVLMIGDTPRETWDKNGNLQEENPGGNASGAPNEVADLDLPSVNGTNQQQLIPRILAANPNTVVVIKTEGQVNMPWVDDAHTLMEAWFPGQEDGNVVADAIFGATNFSGKLPMTIGKTDREAAYQRNEQYPGSEEQTGTPGGYGRDPIPGEPQRVVRYTEGLKMGYRWYQATDTEPLFPFGFGLSYTTYEYSDLSASTVKGANSHPALRVRYTVTNTGDMAGKEASQVYLTLPKSAHEPSKRLVGFEKTALDPGESKRVSVTLDPSSSNHPFSYFVPDDADDLTKWADGEWALPDGDFTVSVGGSSADTPLNSTVEMNFSNRAATAKNVKAKTKANTSKVIKLKANDPDGDALAYTYGKRHGNTVTPLGDGSAVRFMPKRNFTGKTSFEYTVDDNHGGTATGKVTVRVTKAKAKITKVKVTPNRITPNTRATVSLRVTSGGGVAAKGKVVARDGKRKVGGAKLKANGSAKIKLKRLGQGKHKIKLVYQGSSSTKGATKTTTIRVRR, from the coding sequence ATGAACCTGATCAGGACGCCGTACGGCGGCCGAAACCAGGAGTACTTCAGTGAGGATCCCTACCTGACCGGCGCTATGGCATCGGAGATCGTCAAGGGTATTCAAGCAAGTGGTGTCAGCCAGGCCACGATCAAGCACTTTGTGGCCAACGAATCGGAGTATCAGTTCGAGCGCTGGACGTCGGCGAACCGAGTGCCGTCGCGGGCCATGCACGAGCTCTATCTGTTGCCGTTCGAGATGGCCGTCACCGATGCCGACCCGGCATCGGTGATGTGCGCGTACCCGCACGTCAACTTCAGTTACAACTGCGACAGCTCGCCATTGCTGCAGCAGACGCTGCGGCAGAACTGGGGATTCGACGGGTACGTGTTCTCGGACCGCCGTGCGCAACAGAGCACGGTGCCGTCGGTGCTGGCAGGCGTGGACGTTGAGCTCGACGAGACGCCTGAGTGGTACACGCCCGAGCTCATCAAGGCCGCCATCGTCTCGGGCGAGATCAGTGAGGGAAGCATTGACGATCTGCTGCGCCCCCGATACATCAAGATGTTCGAGTTCGGCGACTTCGATGATCCGCACGACAAGTTCGGGTGGGACCAGATCAACCTGACGCCGGAGGGCGAGCACGCCCAGCTGTCCAAGGAGGCCGCAGCGGAGAGCCTGGTGCTGCTGAAGAACGACCAGGATCTGTTGCCGCTCAACCCGAACGCGGTCGAGTCGATCGCGCTGATCGGTGCCGACTGGTTCGCCGGCGAGGCGGCTCTGCCGCCGCGCAGCGGAAACCGACTGGCCAATGTCAGTGTCGTCGAGCCGTACCAGGTCACTCCGCAGGAAGGCTTGGAGAACGCACTCGAGGACGCGGGCAGCAATGCCACCGTGACATACAACGACGGTGACACGATCGCGGATGCCGACGCGCTGGCGGCCGACTCCGATGCCACCGTCTTGATGATCGGCGATACTCCGCGCGAGACATGGGACAAGAACGGCAACCTGCAAGAGGAGAACCCCGGCGGTAACGCGTCCGGTGCTCCGAACGAGGTGGCCGATCTGGACCTGCCGTCGGTCAACGGGACCAACCAGCAACAACTGATCCCGCGGATCCTCGCGGCGAACCCGAACACCGTTGTGGTGATCAAGACCGAGGGCCAGGTGAACATGCCATGGGTCGACGACGCTCACACCCTGATGGAGGCGTGGTTCCCCGGTCAGGAGGACGGCAACGTTGTCGCCGACGCGATCTTCGGCGCGACCAACTTCTCCGGCAAGCTGCCCATGACGATCGGCAAGACCGATCGCGAGGCTGCCTATCAGCGCAACGAGCAGTACCCGGGGTCCGAGGAGCAGACGGGTACGCCCGGCGGCTACGGGCGCGATCCCATTCCAGGTGAACCGCAGCGTGTGGTCCGATACACCGAGGGTCTGAAGATGGGCTACCGGTGGTATCAGGCGACGGACACGGAACCGCTGTTCCCGTTCGGATTCGGATTGTCGTACACGACGTACGAATACTCGGATCTGTCCGCGAGCACCGTCAAGGGTGCGAACTCGCATCCGGCGCTACGGGTTCGGTACACCGTGACGAACACCGGCGACATGGCGGGTAAGGAGGCCTCCCAGGTCTATCTCACCCTGCCGAAGTCGGCGCACGAGCCCTCGAAGCGGTTGGTGGGCTTCGAGAAGACGGCGCTCGATCCGGGGGAGAGTAAACGCGTGAGCGTGACGCTCGATCCGTCCAGCTCGAACCATCCGTTCTCCTACTTCGTACCCGACGACGCCGACGACCTGACCAAGTGGGCCGACGGCGAGTGGGCACTGCCCGATGGTGATTTCACCGTCAGCGTCGGAGGCTCGTCGGCCGACACTCCGCTGAACTCGACGGTCGAGATGAACTTCTCGAACCGAGCGGCGACGGCGAAGAACGTCAAGGCGAAGACGAAGGCGAATACGTCGAAGGTGATCAAGCTCAAGGCGAATGACCCGGACGGGGACGCACTGGCGTACACCTACGGCAAGCGGCACGGCAACACCGTGACGCCGCTCGGTGACGGGTCAGCGGTCCGCTTCATGCCGAAACGCAACTTCACCGGCAAGACGTCGTTCGAGTACACCGTCGACGACAACCATGGCGGCACCGCTACCGGCAAGGTCACGGTGCGAGTCACGAAGGCGAAGGCCAAGATCACCAAGGTGAAGGTCACCCCCAATCGGATAACGCCGAACACCCGGGCGACTGTGTCGCTGCGAGTGACCTCAGGAGGCGGTGTCGCCGCGAAGGGCAAGGTCGTTGCCCGGGACGGCAAGCGCAAGGTAGGCGGCGCCAAGCTCAAGGCGAACGGGTCGGCGAAGATCAAGCTGAAGCGACTCGGCCAGGGCAAGCACAAGATCAAGCTGGTCTACCAGGGTTCGTCCTCGACGAAGGGCGCAACGAAGACCACGACGATCAGAGTGAGGCGATAA
- the ctaD gene encoding cytochrome c oxidase subunit I has product MTATDIPGTSTTVTPRPNTLGKRIVRVITTTDHKMIGTLYLATSFGFFIFGGILALLMRAELGAPGTQIVSDETYNQLFTMHGTIMLLLFATPLFVGFANWIMPLQIGAPDVAFPRLNMFSYWLFLFGGLITASGFISPGGAASFGWFGYAPLSNAVHSPGIGGDLWVMGLYLAGLGTILGAVNFVTTIVTMRAPGMTMFRMPIFTWNILVTSLLVLIAFPILAGALLMLEADRALGANVFDAANGGAILWQHLFWFFGHPEVYIIALPFFGIVTEVLPVFSRKPVFGYIGLVAATLGIAVLSIAVWAHHMFVTGAVDLAFFSFMTFLIAVPTGVKFFNWIGTMWGGSLSFDTPLIFSLGFLTTFLFGGLTGVILASPPLDFQVSDSYFVVAHFHYVVFGTVVFAMFAGFYYWWPKWTGRMLDERLGKMHFWLLFIGFHLTFLVQHWLGIEGMPRRYADYSSADGFTVLNQVSTIGAFLLGASTLPFIWNVWKSRRAPKVECDDPWGWGRSLEWATSSPPPRHNFASLPRIRSDSPAFDLHHPEVAALDLIDDEGPIDAPNTAGRDDVIDTDTQRDETSSTEDDK; this is encoded by the coding sequence ATGACCGCCACCGACATCCCGGGCACAAGCACCACTGTGACCCCGCGGCCGAACACGCTCGGCAAGAGGATCGTCAGGGTCATCACGACGACTGATCACAAGATGATCGGTACGTTGTATTTGGCGACGTCGTTCGGGTTCTTCATCTTCGGCGGCATTCTGGCGTTGTTGATGCGTGCGGAGTTGGGTGCTCCGGGTACGCAGATCGTCAGTGATGAGACGTACAACCAGTTGTTCACGATGCACGGCACGATCATGTTGCTGTTGTTCGCGACGCCGTTGTTCGTCGGTTTCGCGAACTGGATCATGCCGTTGCAGATCGGTGCACCGGATGTCGCGTTCCCGCGGTTGAACATGTTCAGCTACTGGTTGTTCCTGTTCGGTGGTCTGATCACGGCGTCTGGGTTCATCTCACCGGGTGGAGCGGCGAGCTTCGGCTGGTTCGGCTACGCGCCCCTGTCGAATGCGGTTCATTCGCCGGGAATCGGCGGTGACCTGTGGGTGATGGGCCTGTACCTCGCCGGTCTGGGCACGATTCTGGGTGCGGTGAACTTCGTGACGACGATCGTCACGATGCGCGCGCCGGGTATGACGATGTTCCGGATGCCGATCTTCACCTGGAACATCTTGGTGACGAGTCTGTTGGTGTTGATCGCGTTCCCGATTCTTGCGGGTGCGTTGTTGATGCTGGAGGCCGATCGGGCGCTGGGCGCGAACGTGTTCGATGCGGCCAACGGTGGTGCGATTCTGTGGCAGCACCTGTTCTGGTTCTTCGGCCATCCGGAGGTCTACATCATCGCGTTGCCGTTCTTCGGCATCGTGACCGAGGTGCTGCCGGTCTTCAGCCGTAAGCCGGTGTTCGGCTACATCGGCTTGGTCGCCGCCACACTCGGCATCGCGGTCCTCTCGATTGCCGTGTGGGCGCACCACATGTTCGTCACAGGGGCGGTCGACCTCGCGTTCTTCTCCTTCATGACGTTCTTGATCGCGGTGCCGACAGGCGTGAAGTTCTTCAACTGGATCGGCACCATGTGGGGCGGGTCGTTGAGTTTCGATACGCCGTTGATCTTCTCGTTGGGATTCTTGACGACGTTCCTGTTCGGCGGCTTGACCGGTGTCATTTTGGCTTCGCCGCCGCTGGACTTCCAGGTATCCGATTCCTACTTCGTGGTGGCGCATTTCCATTACGTGGTGTTCGGCACGGTGGTGTTCGCGATGTTTGCGGGGTTCTACTACTGGTGGCCGAAGTGGACGGGGCGGATGCTCGACGAGCGTCTGGGCAAGATGCATTTCTGGTTGTTGTTCATCGGGTTCCATTTGACGTTCTTGGTGCAGCATTGGCTCGGTATCGAGGGGATGCCGCGTCGGTACGCCGACTACAGCAGCGCCGATGGGTTCACGGTTTTGAACCAGGTGTCGACGATCGGTGCGTTCCTGCTGGGTGCGTCGACATTGCCGTTCATCTGGAATGTGTGGAAGTCGCGTCGGGCACCGAAGGTCGAATGCGATGATCCGTGGGGTTGGGGCCGGTCGTTGGAGTGGGCGACGTCGTCCCCGCCGCCGCGACACAACTTCGCCTCCCTGCCACGTATCCGTTCCGACAGCCCCGCGTTCGACCTGCACCACCCCGAGGTGGCGGCACTCGATCTGATCGACGACGAGGGCCCGATCGACGCGCCGAACACCGCCGGCCGTGATGACGTCATCGACACCGACACGCAGCGTGACGAAACCTCGAGCACGGAGGACGACAAGTGA